The Streptomyces durmitorensis genome contains the following window.
GTCCTGCACGCGACGCGCTCCCCTGCCGGATCCGCCGTCGCAGCGGGCCTCCTCCGCCGGGGCGCCGCCGCCGGTCAAGGCCGCTCTCGGGTCGAAGGGGTGGGCGTACGCCTCGTCGTCCCCCTCCACCGTGACAGCGACCGTCACCGGCTCCGCGCGGGCAAGGCGTGAGGCCAGTTCCGGGACGTGGCCGGGGACGCCTGCGCCGACGAGTACGCAGTCGACGCCCGCGAGTATCGCCCCGAACAGGGCGGGCGCGAGGCCCAGTTCGACTTTCCCCAGGTAGTTGATGCCTGCCCGGCCCTCATGCCCCTCCTTGGCCAGCCACACCTCGACGAAGTTGCCGAGCATGGTGAGCAGCTCGGCGGGACGGCCCCGCTCGGCCCGCAGCATGGGCACCGTACGGAAGCGTTCGCGCTCGCCGATGCCTCCCTCGACGTAGAAGCGGTCGATGACCTCGGCCGCCAACTCCGGTACGGGGAAGGCCGCGAGGGCGCGCCGCACGTCGCCGTCCGGGTCGCCGAGCTGGAGGCGGCGCGCGAGAACCGCGTCGAGTGCCGTGCCGGAGACGACGCCGAGCTGTCCGGCGCGGGAGACGGCGCGGGCGAGGCGCCAGTCGGAGACGCCGACGCCCATGCCGCCCTGGATGATCCGGGGCAGCGCCCGGCCCGCTTCCGGCCCGCCCGCCTCCGTCCCGCCCACTCTCGTCCTGCGCACAACGGTCTTCGGCATAGCGCTCAACCTCGCTGCTCGACCTCCGGAACCTACGGAACCGTAGGTTCCGCCCGAGGCCCAGTCTGGGCCACTCCCGCCCGCCGGGACCACGGCGAAGGACCTGTGCCGGAGGGCCCTTCGGCCCTTGTCGTCCTCGGCCCCTTGTCGTCCTCGACCCCTTGTCGTCCTCGGCCCTCAGTAAGCGAGCAGCGTCACGAGCAGGGCCGTCGACAGGCCCACCTCGATCAGCCCCACGGTGCGGATCCGCAGGCCCCGTCCCGGCAGCAGCGCGGCGCGCAGGAGGCACAGGGCGAACAGCGCCGCGAGCGGCGGGTGCAGGAGCGTCGCGCAGATCAGTGCCGCGCAGTGGTAGGCGATCGAGCCGATCCGGAAGCGGCGGTTGCGGCGCTCGCGGATCATGGACTTCACGTACAGGACCGTGCCGCCGAAGTAGAGGAGGCAGGCGGCGAACGGGCCCATGCCCTCGCCGGGCGGCTCACCGCCGACGCGCAGCGCGACCAGCAGCATGGCGCACGCGGGCACGATCGCGACCAGGCCGTTGACCAGCGCCCTCTCCCGGTTGCGCAGCGCGTAGAGGGTGTTCACCGCGAAGAACGGCAGCGCGGCGGCGACCGCCACGGCCAGCCAGGGCCGCAGCACGAGGAGCGGTGTGCCGAGCAGGATCAGCGCGGTCGCGAACGTGAGGAACGGGCGGACGTGGCGCTCGGCGGCGCGAGGGTTGCGGGAGCAGCGGCGCAGCCGGATGTGCTGCTGGAGGTGGAAGGCGGTGGCGTAAGCCAGCAGCCAGCACACGAAGAGCGGCAGGTGCAGCCACCGCGGATCGCCCAGGAAGGTGCCTGCCGCGAACGGAACGGCGAGCATGGCCCAGGCGCCGTGCTGGTCGGGTATCCACTTGGAGCGGGCGTGCGCCCTGCTGTTCATGAGAGACAAGCCTTCCCAGGAGCGACCGGCAGCGGCCGACGACGACCGGCAGCGGACCGGCAGCGGACCGGCGGCGAACCGGCGGCGACCGGAGCGGCCACCGGCGGGCCAAAAGCCCCTTCGTGCGCGCTATTTGGCCCTGAGTTCCACCATGTCACGTGCGCGTACACCGAATTGCGGAATTAGGTCACTGCCCACTGGGACTTAAGTCCCCGGGTTCTGCCTGGTCAGCGGGCATAGGCTCGCAACAGGCCACCGAATTTCCCGGCGAGTTGTCGGCAAGTCACGGCCGGAGTCTTTTCCATTTCGGAGGGTCAAGTTGCGGCAGAATCAGCGCGGAGCCGCGGAGACGCTGCTCAAGGCCGGACGGTATTTCAGCCGTGCCGACGTTTCCGATGACCTGCGGTCGGTGCACCACACCGGCGGGCGCGACGGCGAGGCCTTCTACCGGGACCGCTGGAGCCACGACAAGGTGGTGCACTCGACGCACGGCGTGAACTGCACCGGCTCCTGCCGCTGGAAGGTCTTCGTCAAGGACGGCATCATCACCTGGGAGACCCAGGCGACCGACTACCCCTCGGTCGGCCCGGACCGCCCCGAGTACGAGCCGCGCGGCTGCCCCCGCGGCGCCTCCTTCTCCTGGTACAGCTACTCGCCGACGCGCGTGCGCCACCCCTACGTGCGCGGCACCCTCCTCACGATGTACCGGGAGGCGAAGAAGCGCCTGAAGGATCCCGTCCTCGCCTGGGCCGACATCCAGCGCGACCCGGTGCGCCGGCGCTCCTACCAGCAGGCGCGGGGCAAGGGCGGACTCGTCCGGGCGAGCTGGGAAGAGGCGGTGGAGATCGCCGCGGCCGCGCACGTGCACACGATCAAGGAGCATGGGCCCGACCGGGTGGCGGGCTTCTCCCCCATCCCCGCCATGTCGATGGCCTCGCATGCGGCGGGGGCCCGCTTCCACTCCCTCATCGGCGCCCCGATGCTCTCCTTCTACGACTGGTACGCGGACCTGCCGGTCGCATCCCCGCAGGTCTTCGGCGACCAGACCGACGTACCGGAGTCGGGTGACTGGTGGGACGCCGCGTATCTGATGATGTGGGGCTCGAACGTCCCGGTGACGCGCACGCCGGACGCCCATTGGATGGCGGAGGCGCGCTATCGCGGCCAGAAAGTCGTCACCGTGTCCCCCGATTTCGCGGACAACACCAAATTCGCCGACGAATGGATGCATCCGCACCCCGGAACGGACGGCGCGCTGGCCCTCGCGATGGGCCACGTCATCCTCAAGGAATTCTTCGTCGACCGGCAGACGGACTTCTTCACGGACTACGTACGTCAATACACCGACCTGCCGTTCCTGGTCACCCTGCGCGAAACCGATCAGGGTCTGGTCCCGCACAAGTTCCTGAGCGCCGCCGACCTCGGCGAGTCCACCGACACCGAGAACGCCCGCTGGAAAACCGTCCTTATCGACGACACCACCGGCGAGCCCGTCGTCCCGAACGGCACCCTCGGCCACCGCTGGGGCAGCGACGAGACCCCCGAGTGGAACCTCGACCTCGGCGACACCGTCCCCCGCCTCACCCTCTACGGCGAAACCCCGCACGGCGATGCGGGAGCGGACACCGCCGAGATCGTGCTGCCCCGCTTCGAGGAGGACGCGGACGCCACCGTGCGGCGCGGCGTGCCGGTCCGGCGGATCGGCGAGCACCTCGTCACCACCGTCTTCGACCTGATGCTGGCCCAGTACGGCGTCGCCCGCGACGGCCTGCCCGGCCAGTGGCCCACGTCGTACGACGACGCGTCGCAGCCCGGCACCCCCGCCTGGCAGGAGACCCTCACCTCAGTACCGGCCGCCCAAGCTGCGCGTGTGGCACGGGAGTTCGGGCAGACAGCCGAGCAGTCCAAGGGCCGCTGCATGATCCTCATGGGGGCCGGAACCAACCACTGGTTCCACTCCGAGACCATCTACCGCGCCTTTCTGGCCCTGCTCACCCTCACCGGCTGCCAGGGCCGCAACGGCGGCGGCTGGGGCCATTACGTCGGCCAGGAGAAGTGCCGCCCGGTCACCGGATGGGCCACCCTGGCCAGCGGCTCCGACTGGGCCCGGCCGCCCCGGCACATGATCGGCGCGGGCTGGTTCTATCTGCACACCGACCAGTGGCGCTACGACACCCTGCCCGCCGAGTCCCTCGCGTCCCCGCTGGCCGACGGGCACTTCGAGGGCATGAGCGGCGCCGACTGCCTTGCCGCCTCCGCTCGCATGGGCTGGATGCCCTCCTATCCCACCTTCGACCGCAACCCTCTGGAGCTGGGTGAGGCGGAGGACCCCGTTCAGCACACGGTCGACGAACTCAAGGCGGGACGCCTGAAGTTCTCGGGCGAGGACCCGGACGCGCCGGGCAACTGGCCGCGCGTCCTGACCGTGTGGCGTGCCAATCTCCTCGGCTCCAGCTCCAAGGGCAACGAGTACTTCCTCAAGCATCTGCTCGGCACCCACTCCAACCTCCCCGACGACGGACCGCGTTGCGCTCCGCGCGACGTCACCTGGCATCAGAAGGACGTCGAGGGCAAGCTCGACCTGCTGCTCGCCATGGACTTCCGCATGACGTCCACGACGCTGCTCGCCGACGTCGTGTTCCCCGCCGCCACCTGGTACGAGAAGCACGACCTGTCCTCCACGGACATGCACCCCTTCCTGCACGCCTTCACCCCGGCCGTCGACCCGCCCTGGCAGGCCCGCTCCGACTTCGACGCCTTCCTGACGCTCGCCCGCAGGTTCAGCGAGCTGGCCGCCGAGCACCTCGGCGTACGGAAAGACGTGGTCGCCACCGCGCTTCAACACGACACTCCCGGCGGGGAGATGGCACAGCCCGGCGGTGTCGCGCTCGACTGGTCGAAGGGCGAGTGCGAGCCGGTGCCGGGGCGCACCATGTACAACCTGGCGGTCGTGGAGCGCGACTACGGCGCCGTCGGCGAGAAGTTCGCCGCGCTCGGCCCGCTGATCGACACCCTCGGTGTCACGACCAAGGCCATCACCTTCGACGTAGGCGAGGAAGTGGCCTACCTCGGGGAGAAGAACGGCACGGTGAGGGGTGGTGTCGCCGACGGACGGCCCCGTATCGACACCGCCCAGCGTGCCTGCGAGGCGATCCTCTCGCTCTCCGGGACCTCCAACGGGCGCCTCGCCACCCAGGGTTTCGAGACCCTGGAGAAGAAGGTCGGCACCAAGATGGCGCACCTGGCGGCGGAGGCCGAGGGCAAGCGGGTCACCTTCGCCGACACCCAGGCCCGCCCGGTCCCGGTCATCACCTCGCCCGAGTGGTCGGGCAGCGAGTCCGGCGGCCGGCGCTACACCGCGTTCACCGTCAACACCGAGCACCTCAAGCCCTGGCACACCCTCACAGGCCGCCAGCACTTCTTCCTCGACCACGACTGGATCCACGAAGTCGGCGAGGCGCTGCCCGTCTACAAACCGCCGCTCAACATGCATCGCCTGTACGGGGAACCGCAGTTGGGCCAGGTCGACGAGAAGACGGTCGCCGTGCGCTACCTCACCCCGCACAACAAGTGGGCCGTGCACTCCATGTACCAGGACAACCTGTACATGATGTCGCTCGGCCGGGGCGGCCAGACGATCTGGATGTCGCCGCAGGACGCCGAGGCGATCGGCGTGGCGGACAACGACTGGATCGAGGCGGTCAACCGCAACGGCGTCGTCACCGCACGCGCGATCGTCTCCCACAAGATGCCGCCCGGCACCGTCTACATGAACCACGCCCAGGAGCGCACGGTCGGCGTCCCGCGCACCGAGAAGACCGGCAAGCGCGGCGGCATCCACAACTCGCTCACCCGCGTGATGCTCAAGCCCACCCATCTCATCGGCGGATACGCCCAGTTGACCTGGGCGTTCAACTACCTCGGCCCGACCGGGAACCAGCGCGACGAGGTCACCGTCGTACGCCGCCGCGCCCAGGAGGTGCAGTACTGATGCCCCGTGACGGAGTCACACATGGACGCGTCATGGCACAGGTCGCCATGGTCATGAACCTCGACAAGTGCATCGGCTGTCACACCTGTTCGGTCACGTGCAAGCAGACGTGGACCAACCGGCAGGGCACCGAGTACGTCTGGTTCAACAACGTCGAGACCCTCCCCGGGCAGGGCTACCCCCGCCGCTGGGAGGACCAGGAGAAGTGGAAGGGCGGCTGGGAGCGCACCCGCTCCGGCAAGCTGCGGCTGCGCTCCGGCTCGCGCGCCAAGCGCCTGGGCAACCTCTTCGCCAACCCGGACCTGCCGGGGCTCGACGACTACTACCAGCCGTGGAGTTACGAGTACAAGAACCTCACCGAGGCCCCGGCGGGCGACGACCTGCCTACCGCCCGGCCCGTCTCGCAGGTCACCGGCGCCCCCATGGAGAAGATCGAATGGGGTCCGAACTGGGACGACAACCTGGGCGGCGCGCCCGAGCACGGGCCGCGCGACCCGATCGTGGAGAAGATCCGCGACGAGGTGGGCGAGAAGATCCGCTTCGAGTTCGAGCAGTCCTTCATGTTCTACCTGCCGCGCATCTGCGAGCACTGCCTCAACCCCGCGTGCGTGTCCGCGTGCCCCTCCGGCGCGATGTACAAGCGGTCCGAGGACGGCATCGTCCTGGTCGACCAGGACACCTGCCGTGGCTGGCGGATGTGCGTGAGCGGCTGCCCGTACAAGAAGGTCTACTTCAACCACGCCACCGGCAAGGCCGAGAAGTGCACCTTCTGCTTCCCGCGCGTCGAGGTCGGCATGCCCACGGTCTGCTCCGAAACCTGCGTGGGCCGTATGCGCTACCTCGGCGTCATGCTCTACGACGCGGACAAGGTCGCCGATGCGGCTTCCGTGGAGGACGAACACGACCTCTACCCAAGCCAGTTGGAGTGCTTCCTCGACCCGCACGACCCTGCCGTGCAGGCCGCCGCGCGCGCCTCCGGCATCACCGACGAGTGGCTCGCGGCGGCCCGGCGCTCCCCCGTGTACGACCTCATCGCCACCTACCAGGTCGCGCTGCCGCTGCATCCGGAGTACCGCACGATGCCGATGGTCTGGTACGTGCCGCCGCTCTCCCCCGTGGTCGAGGCCGTCGCCGCGTCCGGGCACGACGGCGAGGACGCGGGCAACCTCTTCGGGGCGATCGACGCGATGCGCATCCCCGTCGAGTACCTGGCGCAGATCCTGACCGCCGGTGACACGGGCGTCGTCGACGCCGTGCTGCACCGGATGGCCGCCATGCGTGCCTACATGCGGCGGATCAACCTCGGCGACGAGCCCGACGAGAGCATCGCCCAAGCGGTCGGACTGACGGGTGTCGAGATGCGGGACATGTTCCGGCTGCTGGCCGTCGCCAAGCTGGAGGACCGCTTCGTCGTGCCGAGCGCGGCGCGGGCGGATGCGGACGCGCTTGCGGAGGCGCATCCGCTGGACGGCGCGTCTGATCCGGCCCAGGCGGCCTGCCCGGTCGCGGGGCTCCCCGACGGCGCCGGGTCACCGGCGCGCGTGCTGCTCAACCTCGGGGCCACGCGGAGGAGCGCATGAGCATCCGCATGAGTACGTCAGCCGCGCCGGTCGCCGCCGCGCCGGTCGCCGCCGACGACGTCACGCGGCTGATCGTCGGCCGTTGCCTGGAGTACCCCGAGACCCGGCTGTACGCGGATCTGCCCGCCCTCCGCGCGGCGCTCGTCGAGGCGTCGCCCGAGGCCGCCGCGCTCCTCGCCGGGTTCCTCGACCACGTCGCCGACACCGAGCCGCTCGACCTGTGCGCGCACTACACGGCGACCTTCGACACCCGTAATCGCCGCTGCCTCTACCTCACGTGGTGGGCGGACGGGGACACCCGCAGGCGCGGCATGTCCCTCGTACGCGTCAAACAGATCTACCGCGAGCACGGCCTGCGGTACGCCGACGAGGAACTGCCCGACTTCCTTCCCGTCGTCCTCGACTTCGCCGTCCGCCGCCCGGACGCGGGCACCGACCTCCTTGAGGAGCACCGGGTCGGACTTGAGCTGCTGCGGCTCGCGGTCGCGGCGGCGGACACCCCCTACGCGGCGGTCCTCGAAGCGCTCTGCACCACGCTGCCCGGCCCTTCCCCGCAGACCAGGGAGGAGGCCAAGGCGATGGCGCGCAAGGGGCCGCCGCAAGAACTCGTCGGCATCGACACCGCGTTGGAGCCGTTCGGGGCACGCATCGACCTGCCCTGGCCCGCTCGTCCTGTCGTCAAAGGAACCTCCGAAAGGCCCTCGGCATGACCGATCTGCTCCTGTGGGGCGTGCTGCCCTACGTCTCGATCGCGCTGCTGATCTCGGGCACCGTCTGGCGCGCCCGCTACGACCGGTTCGGCAGGACCAGCCACTCCTCCCAGCTGCACGAGTCGCGGCTGCTGCGGATCGGCTCGCCGCTGTTCCACTTCGGGATGCTGTTCGTCGTACTCGGCCATGTGGTGGGCCTGTTGATCCCGCAGAGCTGGACCGACGCGGTCGGCGTCAGCGACCACACGTACCACCTGGTGGCGGTCGGGACCGGCGCCGTCGCGGGCGCCGCGGCCGTCATCGGGATCGGGGTGCTCATCCACCGCCGCCTGACGGTGCCCGCCGTGCGCCGGGCCACCCTGCGCAGCGACCATCTGATGTACACCTTCCTGCTCGGCGCGATCGTCCTCGGACTCCTCGCCACGATCCTCAACTCCACCGGCGCGACGGACGGTTACAACTATCGCGAGGGCATCTCCCCTTGGTTCCGCTCGCTGTTCACCCTCTCTCCCGACTACACGCTGATGACGGGCGCGCCCCTCGCCTTCAAGCTGCACATCCTGTTCGGCTTCACCCTGTTCGCGCTCATCCCGTACTCGCGTCTCGTGCACATGTTCAGCGCGCCGGTGCGGTACGTCTTCCGGCCCTTCGTCGTCTACCGCGGCCGGGATCCCGAGCGGCTCACTCCGCGCCCGGAGCGGCGGGGCTGGGAGCGGGTCCGATGAAGGTGGTGCGTAGGCCGCGGCACGCCGTCGCCGACCGCCCGTTCCTGGTCATCTGGGAGGCGACGCGGGCCTGCCCGCTGGCCTGTCTGCACTGCCGGGCCGAGGCCGACACCCGGCGCAGTCCGCACGAGTTGGACGAGGCGCAGGCCCGCGCCCTGATGGACCAGATCGCCTCCTTCGGCCGCCCCCACCCGCTGTTCGTCATCACCGGGGGCGACCCCTTCCAGCGCCCGGACCTTGCCGAACTCATCGCGTACGGAGCGGACTTGGGCCTGCGGGTCGCGGTGTCGCCGTCCGGCACGCCCACCCTCACCCGGGAGAACCTGACGGCGGTGCGCGACGCGGGCGCCGTCGCCCTCTCACTCAGCGTGGACGCGTCCACCGCCGCACGCCACGACGCCTTCCGGGGCGTCGACGGGG
Protein-coding sequences here:
- a CDS encoding YwiC-like family protein, coding for MNSRAHARSKWIPDQHGAWAMLAVPFAAGTFLGDPRWLHLPLFVCWLLAYATAFHLQQHIRLRRCSRNPRAAERHVRPFLTFATALILLGTPLLVLRPWLAVAVAAALPFFAVNTLYALRNRERALVNGLVAIVPACAMLLVALRVGGEPPGEGMGPFAACLLYFGGTVLYVKSMIRERRNRRFRIGSIAYHCAALICATLLHPPLAALFALCLLRAALLPGRGLRIRTVGLIEVGLSTALLVTLLAY
- a CDS encoding nitrate reductase subunit alpha, giving the protein MRQNQRGAAETLLKAGRYFSRADVSDDLRSVHHTGGRDGEAFYRDRWSHDKVVHSTHGVNCTGSCRWKVFVKDGIITWETQATDYPSVGPDRPEYEPRGCPRGASFSWYSYSPTRVRHPYVRGTLLTMYREAKKRLKDPVLAWADIQRDPVRRRSYQQARGKGGLVRASWEEAVEIAAAAHVHTIKEHGPDRVAGFSPIPAMSMASHAAGARFHSLIGAPMLSFYDWYADLPVASPQVFGDQTDVPESGDWWDAAYLMMWGSNVPVTRTPDAHWMAEARYRGQKVVTVSPDFADNTKFADEWMHPHPGTDGALALAMGHVILKEFFVDRQTDFFTDYVRQYTDLPFLVTLRETDQGLVPHKFLSAADLGESTDTENARWKTVLIDDTTGEPVVPNGTLGHRWGSDETPEWNLDLGDTVPRLTLYGETPHGDAGADTAEIVLPRFEEDADATVRRGVPVRRIGEHLVTTVFDLMLAQYGVARDGLPGQWPTSYDDASQPGTPAWQETLTSVPAAQAARVAREFGQTAEQSKGRCMILMGAGTNHWFHSETIYRAFLALLTLTGCQGRNGGGWGHYVGQEKCRPVTGWATLASGSDWARPPRHMIGAGWFYLHTDQWRYDTLPAESLASPLADGHFEGMSGADCLAASARMGWMPSYPTFDRNPLELGEAEDPVQHTVDELKAGRLKFSGEDPDAPGNWPRVLTVWRANLLGSSSKGNEYFLKHLLGTHSNLPDDGPRCAPRDVTWHQKDVEGKLDLLLAMDFRMTSTTLLADVVFPAATWYEKHDLSSTDMHPFLHAFTPAVDPPWQARSDFDAFLTLARRFSELAAEHLGVRKDVVATALQHDTPGGEMAQPGGVALDWSKGECEPVPGRTMYNLAVVERDYGAVGEKFAALGPLIDTLGVTTKAITFDVGEEVAYLGEKNGTVRGGVADGRPRIDTAQRACEAILSLSGTSNGRLATQGFETLEKKVGTKMAHLAAEAEGKRVTFADTQARPVPVITSPEWSGSESGGRRYTAFTVNTEHLKPWHTLTGRQHFFLDHDWIHEVGEALPVYKPPLNMHRLYGEPQLGQVDEKTVAVRYLTPHNKWAVHSMYQDNLYMMSLGRGGQTIWMSPQDAEAIGVADNDWIEAVNRNGVVTARAIVSHKMPPGTVYMNHAQERTVGVPRTEKTGKRGGIHNSLTRVMLKPTHLIGGYAQLTWAFNYLGPTGNQRDEVTVVRRRAQEVQY
- the narH gene encoding nitrate reductase subunit beta; translated protein: MAQVAMVMNLDKCIGCHTCSVTCKQTWTNRQGTEYVWFNNVETLPGQGYPRRWEDQEKWKGGWERTRSGKLRLRSGSRAKRLGNLFANPDLPGLDDYYQPWSYEYKNLTEAPAGDDLPTARPVSQVTGAPMEKIEWGPNWDDNLGGAPEHGPRDPIVEKIRDEVGEKIRFEFEQSFMFYLPRICEHCLNPACVSACPSGAMYKRSEDGIVLVDQDTCRGWRMCVSGCPYKKVYFNHATGKAEKCTFCFPRVEVGMPTVCSETCVGRMRYLGVMLYDADKVADAASVEDEHDLYPSQLECFLDPHDPAVQAAARASGITDEWLAAARRSPVYDLIATYQVALPLHPEYRTMPMVWYVPPLSPVVEAVAASGHDGEDAGNLFGAIDAMRIPVEYLAQILTAGDTGVVDAVLHRMAAMRAYMRRINLGDEPDESIAQAVGLTGVEMRDMFRLLAVAKLEDRFVVPSAARADADALAEAHPLDGASDPAQAACPVAGLPDGAGSPARVLLNLGATRRSA
- the narJ gene encoding nitrate reductase molybdenum cofactor assembly chaperone, which encodes MSIRMSTSAAPVAAAPVAADDVTRLIVGRCLEYPETRLYADLPALRAALVEASPEAAALLAGFLDHVADTEPLDLCAHYTATFDTRNRRCLYLTWWADGDTRRRGMSLVRVKQIYREHGLRYADEELPDFLPVVLDFAVRRPDAGTDLLEEHRVGLELLRLAVAAADTPYAAVLEALCTTLPGPSPQTREEAKAMARKGPPQELVGIDTALEPFGARIDLPWPARPVVKGTSERPSA
- the narI gene encoding respiratory nitrate reductase subunit gamma, which gives rise to MTDLLLWGVLPYVSIALLISGTVWRARYDRFGRTSHSSQLHESRLLRIGSPLFHFGMLFVVLGHVVGLLIPQSWTDAVGVSDHTYHLVAVGTGAVAGAAAVIGIGVLIHRRLTVPAVRRATLRSDHLMYTFLLGAIVLGLLATILNSTGATDGYNYREGISPWFRSLFTLSPDYTLMTGAPLAFKLHILFGFTLFALIPYSRLVHMFSAPVRYVFRPFVVYRGRDPERLTPRPERRGWERVR